GCGCTGCTCGGCCTGGTCGCCGCCGCCGCGGGGGCGGTCGCCCTGACGCAGTGGCGCCGCACGGTCCGAAGCGCGAAGGACGAGACGCACGTGAAGGACGGGGCGGGGGCGATGGAGGAGTGACGCAAGAAGGCCCCGTCCGAGGACGGGGCCTTCTTTCTTGTGGCTGGGGCCGGGGTCGAACCGGCGACCTATCGCTTTTCAGGCGATCGCTCGTACCAACTGAGCTACCCAGCCACGAAACTCTTACGAGCTTCAGCGAACCTGACGGGACTTGAACCCGCGACCTCCACCTTGACAGGGTGGCGAGCTAACCAACTGCTCCACAGGTCCTTGCAATGTGCGAGACAAGTCTCGCACACGGTTTTGCGTACCCCCAACGGGATTCGAACCCGTGCTACCGCCTTGAAAGGGCGGCGTCCTGGGCCACTAGACGATGAGGGCTAAAGGCCCGCCGGGCACTTTGCAGCGCGTCGGGGACGTGAGAAGCATATGGGATCCGGGGAGCTATCGCCAAAACGGTTTCCCCCGGAGCGACAATGACGGTGTGCTGGAGATGACGCGCGAGGAGTTCGAAGAGCTCGTCGCAGAGGCCTTGGACCGGATTCCGCCGGAGCTCACGCGGCTGATGGACAACGTGGCGGTCTTCGTCGAGGACGAGCCGCCCGCAGACGATCCGGAGCTCCTCGGGCTCTACGAGGGGACCCCGCTCACCGACCGCGGCGAGTGGTACGCCGGGGTGCTGCCCGACAGGATCACGATCTACCGCAACCCCACGTTGCGGATGTGCGAGGACCGGGAGAGCGTGGTCGCGGAGACGGAGGTCACCGTGGTCCACGAGATCGCCCACCACTTCGGGATCGACGACGAGCGACTGCACGCCCTGGGCTACGGGTGAGCCGGTGACCGGCACCGACG
This region of Streptomyces sp. NBC_00513 genomic DNA includes:
- a CDS encoding metallopeptidase family protein, producing MLEMTREEFEELVAEALDRIPPELTRLMDNVAVFVEDEPPADDPELLGLYEGTPLTDRGEWYAGVLPDRITIYRNPTLRMCEDRESVVAETEVTVVHEIAHHFGIDDERLHALGYG